A genomic segment from Caldanaerovirga acetigignens encodes:
- a CDS encoding FAD-dependent oxidoreductase, with protein sequence MPKNIEYYDVVVIGGGPAGMTAAIYCGRARLKTILLEKNLLGGLATYTNEIENYPGFPEGSTGNDLMKLFERQVKKFGVKIKYADVTGVELEGETKVVKTFRTDYHAKVVIIATGGKPRLTGAKNEEKFLFGKGISFCATCDAVYYTGKDVLVVGSGDAAIEESIFLSRFANKIYISVIHDVGIMDANKVAQEAALKNEKLHFIWNTMVDEFVGEDKLETVILRNVKTNEKIPVKVDGCFLFIGYVPNTDIFKGILNMTERGYLITNEKMETNIPGVFACGDVREKILRQVATSVGDGAIAGFMAEKYIAETETFEKEFKGVKGPQLVFCYDPTDALSREKMTIIEEYGNHHPEIKINKIDVYKGKGLAQRLSIKGEPCLVLLFDGEIKEVVPLVEITRNSLEEKVRTIMHN encoded by the coding sequence ATGCCGAAAAATATTGAATACTATGACGTCGTAGTCATCGGCGGTGGACCCGCCGGCATGACAGCAGCCATTTACTGCGGGAGAGCAAGATTAAAAACAATTTTATTGGAAAAAAACTTACTTGGAGGACTTGCCACCTATACAAATGAAATAGAAAACTATCCTGGATTCCCTGAAGGAAGCACCGGCAACGATTTAATGAAGCTTTTCGAAAGACAAGTAAAAAAATTCGGCGTGAAGATAAAGTACGCGGATGTAACGGGTGTAGAGTTAGAAGGTGAGACGAAAGTCGTAAAAACATTCAGAACTGATTATCATGCAAAGGTAGTTATCATCGCAACCGGCGGAAAGCCCCGGCTTACTGGTGCAAAAAACGAAGAGAAATTTCTTTTTGGGAAAGGCATTTCTTTCTGCGCTACTTGCGATGCTGTTTACTACACTGGCAAAGATGTACTGGTTGTAGGTAGCGGAGATGCTGCCATTGAGGAATCCATATTTTTGAGCAGGTTTGCAAATAAAATATATATTTCTGTAATTCATGATGTTGGAATAATGGATGCAAATAAAGTGGCTCAGGAAGCAGCTTTAAAAAACGAAAAATTACATTTTATTTGGAACACAATGGTAGATGAGTTTGTGGGAGAGGACAAATTGGAAACGGTAATTTTACGGAACGTAAAGACTAACGAAAAAATTCCCGTAAAGGTGGATGGTTGCTTCTTGTTTATAGGTTATGTACCAAATACAGATATCTTTAAAGGTATACTCAACATGACCGAAAGAGGATATTTAATAACAAATGAGAAGATGGAAACTAACATTCCCGGAGTATTCGCATGCGGAGATGTCAGAGAAAAAATTTTAAGGCAAGTTGCAACTTCTGTCGGAGACGGGGCTATTGCAGGATTTATGGCCGAAAAATACATCGCAGAAACTGAAACTTTTGAAAAGGAATTTAAAGGAGTAAAAGGACCTCAGCTTGTTTTTTGCTACGATCCTACCGATGCTCTGTCGCGGGAAAAAATGACCATAATTGAAGAGTACGGCAACCATCATCCCGAAATAAAAATAAACAAGATCGACGTTTATAAAGGGAAGGGACTTGCGCAAAGGTTGAGCATAAAAGGAGAACCCTGTTTAGTTCTTTTATTTGACGGAGAAATAAAAGAAGTAGTGCCCCTTGTGGAAATTACAAGAAATTCATTAGAAGAAAAAGTAAGAACAATAATGCATAATTAA
- a CDS encoding sulfurtransferase TusA family protein → MAEVHLDCLGEACPVPLIKTQNKLKELNVGDILIVEIDHSCAMKNVPEWARKEGYPVEIEEIEEGHWYIYIEKTK, encoded by the coding sequence ATGGCAGAAGTTCATCTCGACTGCTTGGGTGAAGCTTGTCCTGTTCCTCTTATAAAAACCCAAAACAAATTAAAGGAGTTAAATGTAGGAGATATACTGATAGTCGAAATAGACCACAGTTGTGCTATGAAGAACGTTCCCGAATGGGCAAGAAAAGAAGGCTACCCAGTAGAAATCGAGGAAATCGAAGAAGGTCATTGGTACATCTACATTGAAAAAACAAAATAA
- a CDS encoding YeeE/YedE thiosulfate transporter family protein — MQSTKSKPIAKRKNQIGYGIALLALIIAFGVFLANIKTMLVIRWMIGIALGFVLQRSRFCFTAATRDPFLTGSTSLLRAVIVAILIALIGFSAIQYSAFSAGKPVPGNISPVGIHTLLGGIIFGIGAVIAGGCASGTLMRVGEAYMMNLLALVFFIIGSAFGAYHFGWWKANVIKNSPAVFLPDVLGWPLAFFGSILALFGLYFLALWWDYRKAE, encoded by the coding sequence TTGCAAAGCACTAAATCAAAACCCATTGCTAAAAGGAAAAACCAAATTGGATACGGTATCGCTCTCCTAGCATTAATTATAGCATTTGGAGTTTTTTTAGCCAACATAAAAACAATGCTTGTTATTAGATGGATGATAGGGATTGCTCTTGGTTTCGTACTGCAGCGTTCAAGATTCTGTTTTACCGCAGCTACCAGAGACCCATTCTTGACCGGGAGTACTTCCCTGCTCAGGGCGGTTATTGTGGCAATTCTCATAGCGCTGATAGGTTTTTCCGCAATACAGTACAGCGCTTTTTCGGCCGGAAAACCTGTCCCAGGTAATATAAGCCCTGTTGGTATCCACACACTGTTAGGCGGTATCATATTCGGCATCGGTGCAGTCATTGCTGGTGGATGTGCTTCCGGAACTCTTATGCGAGTCGGCGAAGCCTATATGATGAACCTTCTCGCACTCGTTTTTTTCATAATCGGTTCAGCCTTCGGTGCGTATCATTTTGGCTGGTGGAAAGCAAATGTCATAAAAAACTCGCCGGCTGTGTTTTTGCCGGATGTCCTGGGTTGGCCATTAGCATTCTTCGGCTCCATTTTGGCCCTATTCGGCCTTTACTTCCTAGCTCTGTGGTGGGATTATAGGAAGGCCGAATAA
- a CDS encoding sulfurtransferase TusA family protein, which produces MAEHFINALGDMCPIPNSKVQSKIKKLQPGDRIVLLTDHSCAVTTIIEEMKRRRLKSSVEEVDNGIWKLTITIPSQANKNRG; this is translated from the coding sequence ATGGCCGAACATTTTATAAATGCACTGGGAGATATGTGTCCTATACCTAATTCTAAAGTGCAGTCAAAAATAAAAAAACTGCAGCCGGGGGACAGGATAGTCCTTCTTACCGACCACAGTTGTGCTGTTACGACAATAATAGAAGAGATGAAGAGGAGAAGACTTAAAAGCAGTGTTGAAGAAGTGGACAACGGTATATGGAAATTGACAATAACCATACCTTCTCAGGCTAACAAAAACCGCGGTTAG
- a CDS encoding selenium metabolism-associated LysR family transcriptional regulator — MNIQSLKSFIAIAETKSMSRAAELLFVTQPALSQQIKQLETHFSVQLLERTNRGIKLTEAGKILYEHARQIVALYQTLEKEMEGFRASITGSLTVGASSIVGGYAVPCSIFIFKEKYPESHITLKVGNRRQILDDLKSGTIDIAIVEGEKPDGNLFSSEIGNDEMVVIAPNRKPWNERNILSLDEFLKQPLIMREEGSGTRQMIEKYLSRLGIDKNQLNIVMELSSADSIKAAVEAGHGISIMPKLALKKELYNKTLVALKIENISFFQKIHIAYKHEKAQSNVAQAFIKFMHSPNRGFC, encoded by the coding sequence ATGAACATTCAATCCCTCAAGTCTTTTATAGCCATTGCAGAAACAAAATCCATGTCCCGGGCTGCGGAGCTTTTATTTGTTACACAACCCGCCTTGAGTCAGCAAATAAAACAATTAGAAACACATTTTTCGGTGCAATTACTTGAGAGAACCAATCGAGGCATTAAATTAACCGAAGCAGGTAAAATCCTATACGAACATGCCCGGCAAATAGTAGCGCTCTACCAAACCCTTGAGAAAGAAATGGAAGGTTTTAGGGCATCGATAACAGGGAGCTTAACAGTCGGAGCATCATCCATTGTAGGAGGTTACGCAGTGCCATGCAGCATTTTCATTTTTAAAGAAAAATACCCGGAGTCGCATATTACGCTAAAAGTTGGAAATAGAAGACAAATTTTAGACGACCTAAAAAGCGGCACAATAGATATTGCTATCGTTGAGGGTGAAAAGCCCGATGGAAATTTATTTTCAAGCGAAATTGGAAATGATGAGATGGTCGTCATAGCGCCCAATAGAAAACCGTGGAATGAACGAAACATTTTGAGTCTAGACGAATTTTTAAAACAACCTTTAATTATGCGAGAAGAAGGTTCTGGAACAAGACAAATGATAGAAAAATATCTATCAAGATTGGGAATAGATAAAAACCAACTGAATATAGTTATGGAATTAAGCAGCGCTGATTCAATCAAAGCCGCGGTGGAAGCCGGACATGGTATTTCTATCATGCCGAAATTAGCTCTAAAAAAAGAACTTTACAATAAAACTCTAGTGGCTTTAAAAATAGAAAATATATCTTTTTTTCAAAAAATTCATATAGCTTATAAGCATGAAAAAGCTCAAAGCAACGTGGCCCAAGCTTTTATAAAATTCATGCATTCCCCTAACCGCGGTTTTTGTTAG
- a CDS encoding aspartate carbamoyltransferase catalytic subunit, with protein sequence MLLKKRHLLGIRELEAEEISLILHQAISLKEIMERDIKKVPTLRGKAVVNLFYEPSTRTRNSFELAAKYLSADTINFSTSASSVQKGETLKDTAKTLEMMAIDAIVIRHPSSGAAEFLARHVNVPVINAGDGTHEHPTQALLDMLTVLEKKRTLSGLKVAIVGDILHSRVARSNIFGFTKMGSKVYVAGPGTLIPAEVERLGAVLAKNVEDAIKDADVVMPLRIQLERQKKAMFPTPGEYFKFYGIDEEKLKLAKEDALLLHPGPVNRGIELSSAAMDGPQSLINEQVKNGVAVRMAVLYMLIGGERN encoded by the coding sequence ATTTTGCTGAAAAAAAGACACCTTCTCGGCATAAGGGAACTTGAGGCAGAGGAAATTTCGCTAATCCTCCACCAGGCCATCTCATTAAAAGAAATCATGGAAAGGGACATCAAGAAGGTCCCCACCCTTAGAGGAAAAGCCGTTGTGAACCTGTTTTACGAGCCCAGCACCAGGACGAGGAACTCTTTCGAACTTGCTGCCAAGTACCTGAGCGCAGATACCATCAATTTTTCAACGTCGGCAAGCAGTGTCCAGAAGGGGGAAACGCTGAAGGATACGGCAAAGACGTTAGAGATGATGGCGATAGATGCCATCGTGATCCGCCACCCGTCCTCGGGAGCCGCGGAATTTTTGGCACGCCACGTAAATGTTCCGGTTATAAATGCGGGAGATGGCACCCACGAACATCCGACGCAGGCGCTTCTTGACATGCTCACGGTTCTGGAGAAAAAAAGGACGCTTTCGGGACTGAAGGTGGCTATTGTCGGAGACATACTGCACAGCAGGGTAGCCCGTTCCAACATCTTCGGCTTTACCAAAATGGGGTCGAAAGTGTACGTGGCCGGCCCCGGTACGCTGATTCCCGCAGAAGTGGAAAGGCTAGGTGCCGTTCTTGCAAAAAATGTTGAGGATGCAATAAAAGATGCAGATGTGGTGATGCCTCTTCGGATTCAGTTGGAGCGCCAAAAGAAGGCCATGTTCCCGACCCCCGGCGAGTACTTCAAGTTTTACGGCATCGACGAAGAAAAATTGAAACTGGCAAAAGAGGATGCACTCCTTTTACACCCTGGACCGGTGAATAGGGGAATAGAGCTGAGTTCCGCAGCTATGGACGGCCCACAATCGCTAATAAACGAGCAGGTGAAAAACGGGGTGGCTGTCCGCATGGCGGTGCTCTACATGCTTATAGGAGGTGAAAGGAATTGA
- a CDS encoding dihydroorotase: MKVLLKGARVLDPSRGLDGIMDVLIEGERIAMIGENLKDEDAKVIDLSGLLLVPGFVDMHVHLRDPGLEYKEDIESGAKSAAAGGFTAVACMPNTVPPVDNAALVSYILSKGQKAGFSRVLPIGCISKGREGKELAEIGEMASAGAVAFSDDGNCISDASLMRRALMYAGDFGKVVIDHCEDPALSAGGVMNEGYVSTLLGLPGIPRSAEEVMVARDVILANETGARVHIAHVSTKGSVEIIRKAKAQGIPVTCEVAPHHLVLTEDAVMGYNTNAKVNPPLRTEEDVEALIEGLKDGTIDAIASDHAPHSMDEKDVEFDKAAFGISGLETSLGLILTFLVGQGKLSLEEAVKKMSVNPARILGIEGGSLKEKAPADITVIDLNKRWTVESDKFFSKGKNTPFEGWELKGKAVMTIVRGKIVYAEKQY; encoded by the coding sequence TTGAAGGTCCTGCTTAAAGGCGCAAGGGTTTTGGATCCTTCCCGAGGACTCGATGGGATTATGGACGTTTTGATAGAAGGTGAAAGGATTGCCATGATCGGTGAGAACCTGAAGGACGAGGATGCGAAGGTCATAGACCTTTCGGGACTTCTGCTAGTTCCGGGGTTTGTGGACATGCACGTCCACCTTCGCGATCCGGGCCTGGAATACAAGGAGGACATAGAAAGTGGCGCAAAGAGTGCGGCAGCCGGAGGATTTACCGCGGTAGCCTGCATGCCCAATACCGTGCCGCCGGTGGACAATGCTGCACTAGTGAGCTACATCCTGTCTAAGGGGCAAAAAGCAGGGTTTTCCCGTGTGCTTCCTATTGGATGCATTTCAAAGGGAAGGGAAGGCAAGGAACTTGCAGAAATTGGAGAAATGGCGAGTGCAGGGGCTGTGGCGTTTTCCGATGACGGAAATTGCATCTCCGATGCGTCGCTGATGAGGAGGGCCCTGATGTATGCCGGGGATTTCGGCAAGGTCGTAATAGACCACTGTGAGGATCCGGCTCTCTCCGCGGGCGGGGTAATGAACGAAGGATACGTATCCACCCTACTTGGCCTTCCTGGCATACCGAGGAGCGCAGAGGAAGTGATGGTCGCTCGGGACGTCATACTTGCAAATGAGACCGGTGCCCGGGTGCACATAGCACACGTCAGCACGAAGGGTTCGGTGGAAATTATAAGAAAGGCTAAGGCACAGGGAATTCCCGTCACGTGCGAAGTTGCTCCACATCACCTGGTTTTGACCGAAGATGCGGTAATGGGATACAACACCAACGCAAAAGTAAACCCGCCCCTTCGCACTGAAGAAGATGTAGAGGCCTTAATAGAGGGACTGAAGGATGGCACCATAGATGCGATAGCCAGCGACCACGCGCCTCATTCGATGGACGAGAAGGATGTGGAATTCGACAAGGCTGCCTTCGGAATCTCGGGGCTGGAGACCTCTCTGGGCTTAATTCTCACCTTTCTTGTCGGGCAGGGGAAGCTTTCCCTTGAAGAAGCGGTGAAAAAGATGAGCGTAAATCCCGCGAGGATCCTGGGGATAGAAGGAGGATCCCTTAAAGAGAAAGCTCCTGCCGATATTACGGTGATAGACCTGAATAAAAGGTGGACGGTGGAAAGTGATAAATTCTTTTCGAAGGGAAAAAACACCCCCTTTGAAGGCTGGGAGCTTAAAGGAAAAGCGGTCATGACGATTGTAAGAGGAAAAATAGTATATGCGGAAAAACAATATTGA
- the carA gene encoding glutamine-hydrolyzing carbamoyl-phosphate synthase small subunit, which yields MNSILVLEDGSVFEGKALGLKGTTWGELVFTTGMTGYQETITDPSYAGQIVVMTYPLIGNYGFFEEFTESERPALRGLVVREAWEDPQGSSGENLDGYLKRHGIIGIDEIDTRALAKRIRDGGVMKAVISTELEAEEALKLLHEVPALEDQELVKAVTTKEIRTYGREDGMPVAVLDLGAKKSIIKSLVEKGFRVTVFPADTPAKVLVDFDPVGIVISNGPGDPKKADYAVRATRELLGKLPLFGICLGHQIIALALGANTYKLKFGHRGCNHPVKDLRKDKVYITSQNHGFAVDPKTLPEGAEVTFVNVNDGTVEGLWMPEYGAFSVQFHPEASPGPLDTGHLFDEFIALAKGGIKNA from the coding sequence ATGAATAGTATTCTCGTCCTTGAAGACGGGAGCGTCTTTGAAGGAAAAGCCCTCGGGCTTAAAGGAACCACTTGGGGCGAGCTGGTGTTCACAACCGGGATGACGGGGTACCAGGAAACGATAACTGACCCATCGTACGCGGGGCAGATAGTGGTGATGACCTATCCGTTAATAGGAAATTACGGCTTTTTCGAAGAGTTTACCGAATCGGAAAGGCCCGCCCTTCGGGGCTTGGTTGTTCGCGAGGCCTGGGAAGATCCTCAAGGCAGCTCCGGAGAAAATCTCGACGGCTATTTAAAAAGGCACGGCATAATAGGTATAGATGAGATCGACACGAGGGCACTTGCGAAAAGGATAAGGGACGGCGGAGTCATGAAGGCGGTGATTTCTACCGAACTGGAGGCGGAAGAAGCCCTGAAACTTCTGCACGAGGTGCCGGCTTTAGAGGATCAGGAACTGGTGAAAGCGGTGACCACAAAGGAGATAAGAACTTACGGCAGAGAGGACGGCATGCCGGTGGCCGTCCTGGATTTGGGCGCAAAAAAAAGCATAATAAAGTCGCTGGTAGAAAAAGGCTTTCGGGTTACGGTTTTTCCGGCGGATACTCCGGCCAAAGTTTTGGTCGATTTTGATCCGGTAGGCATCGTCATTTCCAACGGGCCAGGCGATCCAAAGAAAGCCGACTACGCCGTGCGGGCGACAAGGGAACTTTTAGGCAAACTGCCCCTTTTCGGAATCTGCCTCGGCCATCAGATAATAGCACTAGCATTAGGGGCAAATACCTACAAACTTAAATTCGGACACCGGGGATGTAACCATCCGGTTAAGGACCTGAGAAAGGACAAAGTATACATTACTTCACAGAATCACGGCTTTGCAGTAGATCCTAAGACTCTTCCGGAAGGGGCTGAAGTTACTTTCGTAAATGTGAACGATGGGACTGTTGAGGGACTTTGGATGCCGGAATACGGTGCTTTTTCGGTGCAGTTCCATCCGGAAGCCTCTCCGGGACCACTTGATACGGGGCATCTCTTTGACGAATTCATCGCACTGGCAAAAGGGGGAATTAAGAATGCCTAA